A portion of the Thermosediminibacter oceani DSM 16646 genome contains these proteins:
- the fmt gene encoding methionyl-tRNA formyltransferase — protein MKIVFMGTPEFALPSLNALVERGHNVTAVVTQPDRPKGRKRIPTPPPVKLMAQKHGIRVYQPEKVKDKTFVNQLKALNPDLIVVVAYGQILPASVLSIPAIGCINVHASLLPKYRGAAPIQWAIIKGESKTGVTTMWMDEGMDTGDIFLQKEIEINPEWTSVELSEVLARLGGELLVETLDKIKSKNLIRIPQNHAEATYAPMLRKEDGRIDWRSKTEDIYNLIRGVQPWPGAYTVRSGVEVKIWGAKIHSIDRKGDPGKILGIDKTRGILVGTGDGILMITELQEAGRRRMKATEFLVGHVLNEGELFADEN, from the coding sequence ATGAAGATAGTTTTTATGGGTACCCCTGAATTTGCACTTCCATCGCTGAACGCCCTGGTGGAGCGCGGCCATAACGTGACGGCCGTCGTGACACAGCCGGACCGGCCCAAGGGGCGAAAACGTATCCCGACCCCTCCACCGGTCAAGCTCATGGCGCAAAAACACGGTATAAGAGTATACCAGCCCGAGAAAGTAAAAGATAAGACGTTTGTAAATCAGCTCAAAGCACTCAACCCCGATCTCATCGTAGTGGTAGCGTACGGTCAAATTTTGCCGGCGTCGGTACTTTCCATCCCGGCGATAGGTTGTATCAATGTTCATGCTTCCCTGCTTCCCAAATACAGGGGAGCGGCGCCGATTCAATGGGCTATAATAAAGGGTGAGTCCAAGACCGGAGTTACGACCATGTGGATGGATGAGGGCATGGATACGGGCGATATTTTTCTACAAAAAGAGATTGAGATAAATCCCGAGTGGACTTCGGTTGAGCTTTCTGAAGTACTGGCACGGCTCGGCGGGGAACTGCTGGTCGAAACCCTTGATAAGATAAAATCCAAAAATTTAATTCGGATCCCCCAGAACCACGCTGAAGCTACATATGCTCCGATGTTGAGAAAAGAAGACGGCAGAATTGATTGGAGGAGTAAAACTGAGGATATATACAATCTAATACGGGGTGTACAACCTTGGCCCGGTGCCTATACGGTAAGAAGCGGCGTCGAAGTAAAAATATGGGGAGCAAAAATCCATTCTATTGACCGAAAAGGGGATCCGGGAAAAATTTTAGGGATCGACAAAACTCGGGGTATTTTAGTAGGAACGGGTGACGGGATCCTCATGATCACCGAACTCCAGGAAGCAGGGAGAAGGCGGATGAAAGCTACCGAGTTTTTAGTCGGTCACGTTCTGAATGAGGGAGAGCTTTTTGCGGATGAAAATTAA
- a CDS encoding DUF116 domain-containing protein: MKIKKRIFISLLVACIIMLLCITVAGVMLYLNKFSHLYRPILLVVIAVMAVLIAILSIGLAAIVLTLWHEKSFLGPQKLMNFCINLLFPIALTLGRLLNIHKDIIKSSYIEVNNRLVKSRNFRIKPDEILVLAPHCLQRWDCPYKITANVSNCRRCGRCDIDKLLSLVESRGVKLAVATGGTLARKIVMEYKPRAIVAIACERDLSEGILDTNPIPVLGILNIRPQGPCMNTRVDIEMVREAVDFFLDYGLTASFIWKGSKADEKCKT; encoded by the coding sequence ATGAAAATTAAAAAGCGAATTTTTATTAGTCTTTTGGTTGCGTGCATAATAATGTTGCTTTGTATTACCGTGGCCGGCGTAATGCTTTATTTAAACAAGTTCAGCCATCTTTATAGGCCCATACTGCTCGTGGTTATAGCCGTCATGGCAGTACTTATAGCAATACTCAGCATAGGTCTCGCGGCAATTGTGCTGACTCTATGGCATGAAAAAAGCTTTTTGGGACCTCAAAAGTTGATGAATTTTTGTATAAATTTGCTCTTCCCAATAGCCCTGACTTTAGGCAGGTTGTTAAATATACATAAGGACATCATAAAGAGCTCGTATATCGAGGTAAACAACAGGCTGGTCAAGAGCAGAAATTTCAGGATCAAACCCGACGAAATATTGGTGCTGGCACCCCATTGCCTTCAGCGTTGGGACTGCCCCTATAAAATTACGGCCAATGTGTCAAACTGCCGGCGTTGCGGAAGGTGCGACATAGATAAGCTTTTAAGCCTTGTCGAAAGTAGAGGTGTAAAACTTGCTGTGGCTACAGGGGGGACGCTGGCCCGTAAAATTGTAATGGAGTATAAGCCCAGAGCCATTGTAGCCATCGCCTGCGAGAGAGACCTTTCGGAAGGGATTTTGGATACAAATCCCATCCCCGTTCTGGGCATATTAAATATAAGGCCCCAAGGGCCGTGCATGAATACGCGGGTGGATATTGAAATGGTTCGGGAAGCTGTGGATTTTTTCCTGGATTACGGTCTTACCGCGTCTTTTATCTGGAAAGGAAGTAAAGCCGATGAAAAGTGTAAAACTTAA
- a CDS encoding Stp1/IreP family PP2C-type Ser/Thr phosphatase, with the protein MIYCARTDKGMVRTNNEDAFYLPEGEDVPLLFIVADGMGGHNSGEVASRMAVEEISSHINRSLSVCVPENACNKDCCGNETLQVIKEAFYDANMKIYRTSIEREECCGMGTTATMALFKDGKVYIGHVGDSRAYILRDEGIRQLTKDHSLVWQLFEEGRLTLEEVRCHPMKNVITRALGVGEKVEVDLMELEYKKGDIFLLCSDGLTNMLEDTEIRDIILDAKSLDAAADKLIEAANSNGGLDNITVEIVLVV; encoded by the coding sequence ATGATATACTGCGCGAGAACCGATAAAGGCATGGTAAGAACCAACAATGAAGATGCTTTTTACCTTCCTGAGGGAGAAGATGTGCCTTTGTTGTTCATAGTGGCGGATGGAATGGGCGGCCACAATAGCGGCGAAGTTGCAAGCAGGATGGCTGTCGAGGAAATATCCTCCCATATCAACCGGAGTTTATCAGTTTGCGTGCCGGAAAACGCCTGTAATAAAGACTGTTGCGGAAACGAGACCCTGCAGGTAATCAAGGAAGCCTTTTACGACGCCAATATGAAGATATACAGGACATCCATTGAAAGGGAAGAATGTTGCGGGATGGGAACTACCGCCACAATGGCACTTTTCAAAGACGGTAAGGTTTACATAGGCCATGTGGGTGACAGTCGCGCTTATATACTGCGGGATGAAGGTATAAGGCAGTTAACCAAGGACCATTCTCTGGTCTGGCAGCTTTTTGAAGAAGGAAGGCTCACACTGGAAGAGGTCCGTTGCCATCCTATGAAAAATGTGATTACAAGAGCTCTGGGTGTAGGCGAAAAAGTTGAAGTAGACCTGATGGAACTTGAGTATAAAAAGGGAGATATTTTCCTGCTTTGCAGTGACGGCCTTACGAATATGCTGGAGGACACGGAGATCAGGGACATAATTTTAGACGCAAAAAGTTTGGATGCGGCTGCTGATAAATTAATAGAAGCCGCAAACAGCAATGGTGGTTTAGACAATATAACCGTGGAGATTGTACTGGTAGTTTGA
- the priA gene encoding replication restart helicase PriA — translation MTKLAEVAVDVKHPAVKGEYYYIVPEPLKDKVRVGSRVKVPFNNSMVEGVVIRFLEPGDAVPDFQLKEIIDVDERFILPQFMLELARKLASYYSTNLIDFLKLMLPPSVSILKEAVYTTSVEEIGEIRSGTQKEVFRVIRDRGPATVDIISKITGLAKSSVRNALTALMKKGFIKRDYRVKSDIREFPQSEAQPVSHRLTYEQARALEEIIKNMEAERKPVLLFGITGSGKTEVYIKAIERLLARGKRALVLVPEISLTPQMMERFYNRFPGRVAMIHSGLSRSERFLEWYRIYKGDADITIGARSAIFAPIKDLGLIIIDEEHESSYKQVEFPFYDARQVACFRAEAEGAAIIFGSATPSVESFYRAVKGEYIFLKLTRRVSGRPLPPIEIVDMREELKSGNRHIFSRKLCSEMEAALSRGEQVILFLNRRGHSTFVLCRDCGFVLKCPHCDISLTYHSIDKSGRCHYCGYRVKAPDTCPDCDSRNIRFFGAGTEKVEQEFKIRFPGVNVVRVDADSTSRKGSLQRMLSEFKSGKAQVMIGTQSIAKGLDFPGVSLVGIIAADTTLNLPDFRAGERTFQLISQVAGRAGRGQIPGKVIVQTYSPESSAVIAACGYNYKAFYREELMNRKKFEYPPFCHMMNLTFTGADQDLVRIAAEDVKKILEHRISPVVKILGPIPAPRFRVKDNFRYNILLKSTEPERLIEAGEVLKNLKNLNKKVYLTWDMDPQDLL, via the coding sequence TTGACCAAACTGGCTGAGGTAGCTGTTGACGTTAAGCATCCAGCGGTCAAGGGCGAATATTATTATATAGTCCCCGAACCGCTGAAAGATAAAGTGCGGGTGGGCAGCAGGGTAAAGGTCCCCTTTAACAATTCAATGGTTGAAGGTGTGGTGATACGTTTCTTAGAGCCGGGGGATGCGGTACCCGATTTTCAACTGAAGGAGATAATCGACGTAGATGAGCGTTTTATACTGCCGCAATTTATGCTGGAGCTTGCCCGCAAGCTGGCCTCATATTACTCTACAAATTTAATAGACTTTCTCAAATTGATGCTCCCCCCTTCCGTCAGCATTCTGAAAGAAGCCGTTTACACGACTTCAGTAGAAGAAATCGGAGAAATCAGGTCAGGAACTCAAAAAGAGGTCTTCCGGGTTATCCGGGATAGGGGTCCTGCAACGGTAGACATAATTTCGAAAATCACGGGGCTTGCCAAATCATCGGTGAGAAATGCTCTCACAGCCCTGATGAAAAAAGGCTTTATAAAAAGGGATTACCGCGTTAAATCGGATATTCGTGAATTTCCCCAAAGCGAGGCGCAGCCTGTTTCTCACAGGCTTACTTATGAACAGGCTAGGGCACTGGAAGAGATAATTAAAAATATGGAGGCGGAAAGAAAACCGGTACTGCTATTCGGAATAACGGGAAGCGGGAAAACAGAGGTTTATATAAAGGCAATAGAGAGACTTCTTGCAAGGGGAAAAAGGGCTCTGGTGCTGGTGCCGGAAATTTCTTTAACCCCTCAGATGATGGAAAGGTTTTACAACCGTTTTCCCGGAAGAGTAGCAATGATACACAGCGGACTTTCAAGGAGCGAGAGGTTTCTGGAGTGGTACAGGATTTACAAAGGTGACGCCGATATAACCATAGGCGCCAGGTCGGCGATATTCGCACCCATCAAAGACCTGGGGCTGATAATTATCGACGAGGAACACGAGTCATCTTACAAGCAGGTGGAATTTCCTTTTTACGATGCGCGGCAGGTTGCCTGCTTCCGTGCCGAGGCCGAGGGGGCTGCGATTATTTTCGGCAGTGCCACACCATCTGTAGAATCCTTTTATAGAGCCGTAAAAGGAGAATACATATTTTTGAAACTGACCAGGCGGGTATCGGGAAGGCCGCTGCCGCCGATCGAAATCGTGGATATGAGGGAAGAATTGAAATCCGGAAACAGGCATATATTCAGCCGGAAGCTGTGCTCGGAAATGGAAGCGGCTCTGTCAAGGGGTGAACAGGTTATACTTTTTCTCAACCGTCGGGGACATTCCACTTTCGTACTTTGCAGGGATTGCGGTTTCGTGTTAAAATGCCCCCACTGTGATATTTCCCTCACCTACCACAGCATCGACAAGAGCGGCAGATGTCATTACTGCGGCTACCGCGTAAAGGCGCCCGATACGTGTCCCGATTGCGACAGCAGGAATATACGTTTTTTCGGCGCTGGGACCGAAAAGGTGGAACAGGAATTTAAAATCCGTTTTCCCGGTGTGAACGTAGTGAGGGTTGACGCTGATTCCACTTCCAGGAAGGGCTCGCTCCAGAGGATGCTCTCGGAATTTAAAAGCGGAAAAGCTCAGGTTATGATTGGCACCCAGTCCATTGCTAAAGGCCTCGACTTTCCGGGGGTATCGCTGGTAGGTATCATCGCTGCCGATACTACTCTAAATCTCCCCGACTTCAGGGCGGGGGAAAGGACCTTCCAGCTAATAAGCCAGGTAGCCGGAAGGGCTGGCAGGGGTCAAATACCGGGCAAAGTAATAGTCCAGACATATTCCCCGGAATCTTCGGCCGTTATAGCTGCCTGTGGCTATAACTATAAGGCTTTTTACCGGGAAGAACTCATGAACAGGAAAAAGTTTGAATATCCGCCTTTCTGCCACATGATGAACCTGACTTTTACGGGAGCGGACCAGGATCTTGTAAGAATAGCGGCGGAGGATGTAAAGAAAATCCTGGAACACAGGATTTCTCCCGTGGTAAAAATTTTGGGGCCCATACCGGCACCGAGGTTTCGGGTAAAGGACAACTTCCGGTATAATATACTGCTGAAAAGTACCGAACCGGAAAGGCTGATTGAAGCCGGGGAAGTTTTAAAAAATCTTAAAAACTTAAACAAAAAAGTTTATCTGACCTGGGACATGGATCCCCAAGATTTACTGTAA
- the spoVM gene encoding stage V sporulation protein SpoVM: MVKIYVFKLPKKLGKIVRKILGLFSREHEE; this comes from the coding sequence ATGGTTAAAATATACGTGTTCAAATTGCCGAAAAAGCTCGGGAAAATCGTAAGAAAAATTCTGGGGTTATTTTCCCGGGAGCATGAAGAATAA
- the rsmB gene encoding 16S rRNA (cytosine(967)-C(5))-methyltransferase RsmB → MKSVKLKPRELAVRILTEVERGSYSNLSLNRHLTAEISREDRALITELVYGVIKHRIRLDYVLSKFSKIGLNDINPIILNCLRVGLYQILFLDKIPDYAAVNESVNIAKLYSKKAAGFVNGVLRNVIRSKDGIDYPDRVKDPLRYLVVYYSFPKWMIRRWLDLFGFEFTESLCKAFNEKPRMCVRVNELKINKTGLQAFLDKEGVVHNPGLFLEEALYIDDGPPLTELDSFKNGYFQPQDESSMLVARALGAASGETVLDVAAAPGGKTTHLAQLMKNSGRIYAWDIHPHRVQLLKETCQRLGVSIVYPEVRDARVPDKNLFGKFDRVLVDAPCSGLGVIRRKPDIKWTKKPEDIPVLKREQLQIIRVSSQYVKPGGILIYSTCSIEPEENREVVKEFLKENRDFDLDDIRPHLPEALSADVKEQYGYIQIYPNLHSIDGFFIARLKRIR, encoded by the coding sequence ATGAAAAGTGTAAAACTTAAACCTAGAGAACTGGCAGTAAGGATCCTTACCGAAGTGGAAAGGGGTTCTTATTCCAACCTGTCCTTAAACCGCCATTTAACCGCTGAAATTTCAAGGGAAGATCGGGCGCTGATAACCGAGCTGGTTTACGGTGTCATAAAGCACAGGATAAGGCTGGATTACGTGCTGTCTAAATTCTCGAAAATTGGCTTGAATGATATCAATCCCATCATATTGAACTGTCTTAGAGTGGGGCTTTACCAGATTTTATTTCTGGACAAAATACCGGATTATGCGGCTGTAAACGAATCGGTCAATATTGCAAAATTATATAGTAAAAAAGCGGCGGGTTTTGTTAACGGTGTGCTGAGAAATGTTATAAGAAGTAAGGACGGCATAGATTATCCCGATCGGGTAAAGGACCCGCTCAGGTATCTTGTAGTATACTATTCTTTTCCTAAGTGGATGATCCGGCGATGGCTGGATCTTTTCGGTTTTGAGTTTACGGAATCTTTGTGCAAAGCGTTTAACGAAAAACCCAGAATGTGTGTTCGGGTAAATGAACTCAAAATAAACAAAACGGGCCTGCAGGCCTTTTTAGATAAGGAAGGTGTTGTCCACAATCCCGGGCTTTTTCTTGAAGAAGCCCTTTATATAGACGATGGACCGCCTTTAACCGAACTTGACAGTTTTAAAAATGGGTATTTTCAACCCCAGGATGAAAGCTCAATGCTGGTGGCGAGAGCTTTAGGGGCGGCAAGCGGAGAAACCGTGCTGGATGTAGCAGCAGCCCCGGGAGGTAAAACTACGCATCTTGCGCAGTTGATGAAAAACAGCGGTCGAATTTACGCCTGGGACATACACCCTCACCGGGTTCAACTTTTAAAAGAAACATGTCAAAGGTTAGGCGTTTCAATAGTTTACCCTGAGGTGAGGGATGCAAGGGTCCCTGATAAAAACTTGTTCGGCAAATTCGACAGGGTACTGGTGGACGCGCCCTGCAGTGGGCTTGGAGTGATTCGGAGAAAGCCGGATATAAAATGGACCAAGAAACCGGAAGATATACCCGTGCTAAAACGGGAGCAACTTCAGATTATACGGGTTTCCTCACAGTACGTTAAGCCTGGAGGAATTTTAATCTACAGCACATGCAGCATCGAACCCGAAGAAAACCGGGAAGTCGTAAAGGAGTTTTTAAAGGAAAACCGCGATTTTGATCTTGACGATATCAGGCCTCATTTACCGGAGGCTCTCTCCGCCGATGTGAAAGAACAGTACGGGTATATACAGATTTATCCGAACCTGCACAGTATAGATGGATTTTTCATTGCCCGACTGAAAAGAATACGATAA
- a CDS encoding membrane protein → MGLRFNKKRVIGIIATITGAAILITRLPSWIWMMALGGFLIWFGWMLFTESR, encoded by the coding sequence GTGGGGCTCCGCTTTAATAAGAAAAGGGTGATCGGTATCATTGCGACAATTACGGGAGCGGCGATTCTTATTACCCGCCTACCTTCATGGATATGGATGATGGCTCTCGGGGGATTTTTAATCTGGTTTGGATGGATGCTATTCACCGAAAGCCGGTGA
- the pknB gene encoding Stk1 family PASTA domain-containing Ser/Thr kinase: protein MIGKTLGNRYVILEEIGGGGMAVVYKARCTLLNRIVAIKVLRPEYSNDENFVMRFRREAQAAASLSHPNIVNIYDVGNEDGIYYIVMEYVEGKTLKEMIKEEAPLPPARVIEIAKQICDALECAHKNKIVHRDIKPHNIIITPEGRIKVADFGIARASTGSTITNTGSLIGSAHYLSPEQARGGFTDERSDIYSLGVLLYEALTGRVPFNGDSPVAVALKHIQEDPKPISEIIPGFPPLLENVIMKCMAKSPGDRFQRAADLKRELMKIEKDLEVANFKPSDLERTMVLEMDNIEPVHQNESKKQKKGHSYVRGIAIISLIAILFAAFSYLGVLLARKYFEVPEVVLPNVIGYSEEEAKRILQERNLKAEVVERIFSDAPEGQVIDQDPKGGITVKINHPPISLTVSKGPKTVTVPRIIGATETEAINIINSNKFKVGKRSTEYSNEYPAGIVIDQNPREGLQLPEGTEINYTVSLGPEVKKINMPLLIGKDLELVEKEIEENGLVLGNVEFTPSDSKKNTIIEQDPKPGAEVEEGSAVNLVVSSGPPVKKVNLSIELPPQPSKFMVKIEISDDLGDRIVYNKKHSPKDSPLEVPIEGMGVIHVKVWIDDILWSEQKL from the coding sequence ATGATAGGTAAAACATTGGGAAACCGTTACGTCATTTTGGAAGAAATTGGTGGAGGAGGGATGGCCGTAGTTTACAAAGCCCGGTGTACCCTCCTCAACAGGATTGTGGCGATAAAAGTCTTAAGGCCGGAGTATTCCAACGATGAGAATTTTGTCATGAGGTTTCGGAGGGAAGCCCAGGCTGCTGCGAGCCTTTCACACCCCAACATTGTAAACATATACGACGTGGGAAATGAAGACGGTATTTATTATATTGTGATGGAATACGTTGAGGGCAAAACCTTAAAAGAGATGATTAAAGAGGAGGCGCCTTTGCCTCCGGCGAGAGTCATAGAGATTGCTAAGCAGATCTGCGACGCCCTTGAGTGTGCCCACAAAAACAAGATTGTCCACAGGGATATCAAACCCCACAATATAATAATAACTCCCGAAGGGCGGATCAAGGTAGCCGATTTTGGTATAGCCAGAGCTTCTACGGGTTCCACTATAACCAACACCGGAAGTCTGATTGGTTCGGCGCACTATCTGTCTCCCGAGCAGGCCAGAGGGGGATTTACCGATGAAAGGTCAGATATCTATTCACTGGGCGTGTTGTTGTACGAAGCTTTAACGGGGCGAGTACCTTTCAACGGTGACAGTCCTGTAGCTGTAGCATTAAAGCATATCCAGGAGGATCCGAAACCCATATCCGAAATCATTCCCGGATTTCCGCCTCTTCTGGAAAATGTTATAATGAAGTGTATGGCCAAGTCGCCGGGGGATAGATTCCAAAGGGCTGCAGACCTCAAAAGAGAACTCATGAAAATTGAGAAGGATCTGGAGGTAGCCAACTTCAAACCTTCGGACCTCGAACGAACTATGGTGCTTGAGATGGATAATATTGAGCCCGTCCATCAAAACGAATCGAAAAAGCAAAAGAAAGGCCACAGCTATGTCAGAGGCATCGCAATTATTTCGCTGATTGCTATACTCTTTGCGGCATTTTCCTACCTGGGCGTGTTGCTGGCCCGCAAGTATTTTGAAGTTCCGGAAGTGGTGCTTCCTAATGTAATAGGATACAGCGAGGAAGAAGCCAAAAGAATACTCCAGGAAAGAAATCTAAAAGCTGAGGTTGTGGAAAGAATTTTTTCCGACGCGCCTGAGGGGCAGGTAATAGACCAAGACCCTAAAGGGGGTATAACCGTAAAAATTAACCATCCTCCGATAAGCCTTACCGTGAGCAAAGGCCCAAAGACCGTGACAGTTCCGAGAATAATAGGGGCTACGGAAACGGAGGCTATAAATATCATTAACAGCAACAAATTCAAAGTCGGCAAAAGATCTACGGAATACTCTAATGAGTACCCGGCAGGGATAGTGATAGACCAGAACCCCAGAGAAGGCCTGCAGCTGCCCGAAGGGACCGAAATCAACTATACGGTCAGCCTTGGCCCTGAGGTTAAAAAAATCAACATGCCGTTGCTTATAGGCAAGGATCTGGAATTGGTGGAGAAAGAAATTGAAGAAAATGGCCTTGTCCTGGGCAACGTGGAATTCACTCCATCCGATTCAAAAAAGAACACGATTATTGAGCAGGACCCGAAGCCCGGTGCAGAGGTTGAAGAGGGTTCCGCCGTAAACCTGGTCGTCAGCAGCGGTCCGCCGGTAAAAAAAGTCAACCTCTCGATAGAGCTGCCACCGCAACCCTCGAAATTCATGGTAAAAATAGAAATTTCCGATGATCTCGGAGACCGCATAGTCTACAATAAAAAACATTCTCCGAAGGACAGCCCGCTGGAGGTACCCATTGAAGGAATGGGAGTCATCCATGTAAAAGTATGGATAGACGATATCCTCTGGTCCGAGCAAAAACTTTGA
- the rlmN gene encoding 23S rRNA (adenine(2503)-C(2))-methyltransferase RlmN, whose amino-acid sequence MAKTNLKGMTVEELQDFIVSLGEPPYRARQIFRWIYKGVTDFEKMTDLPRTLVEKLKELSYIDKIGIYKKFQSRKDATVKYLFLLSDNNIIESVKMEHSYGVSVCVSSQVGCAMGCAFCASTIDGLKRSLNSGEMVDQILVIQEDIKKRISHVVIMGSGEPLLNYDELIKFLNIINSPLAFNISYRRITVSTCGIVPEIRRLADEGLPITLSVSLHAPEDDLRDKLVPVNRRYPILELLDACKYYIIKTNRRITFEYALISDVNDSKECAVKLARLLKGLLCHVNLIPLNPVRERDFMRSKPENIRLFQEILRHYGISVTVRQEMGADIEAACGQLRRSIMNEVKR is encoded by the coding sequence ATGGCTAAAACCAACCTTAAGGGGATGACTGTAGAGGAACTTCAGGATTTTATAGTTTCGCTGGGTGAGCCGCCGTACAGGGCGAGACAGATTTTCCGCTGGATATATAAAGGGGTTACGGATTTCGAAAAAATGACCGATTTACCCAGGACTCTCGTGGAAAAATTGAAAGAGCTCTCTTATATAGACAAGATCGGCATTTACAAAAAATTTCAATCCCGCAAGGATGCTACCGTAAAATACCTTTTTTTGCTGTCGGATAACAACATAATTGAGAGCGTAAAGATGGAACACAGTTACGGGGTAAGTGTCTGTGTTTCGAGCCAGGTTGGATGCGCGATGGGGTGTGCCTTTTGTGCTTCGACCATCGACGGACTTAAAAGGAGTTTAAATTCCGGGGAAATGGTCGACCAGATTCTCGTTATCCAGGAAGATATAAAAAAAAGGATAAGCCACGTCGTCATCATGGGGAGCGGTGAACCCTTACTCAACTACGATGAATTGATAAAATTCCTGAATATAATCAACTCGCCACTGGCCTTTAACATAAGCTACAGGAGGATCACCGTATCTACCTGCGGGATAGTGCCCGAAATCAGGCGCTTGGCCGATGAGGGGTTGCCGATTACGCTTTCGGTATCTCTGCACGCCCCTGAGGACGATTTAAGGGATAAACTCGTTCCAGTCAACCGCAGATATCCCATTTTGGAATTGTTAGATGCATGTAAATATTATATAATAAAGACGAATAGGCGGATTACCTTTGAATACGCTCTTATTTCCGATGTAAACGATTCGAAAGAGTGCGCGGTAAAACTCGCACGTCTTTTAAAAGGTTTGCTGTGTCATGTCAATTTGATACCGTTAAACCCTGTTAGGGAAAGGGATTTTATGAGAAGCAAACCCGAGAATATCAGGCTGTTCCAAGAAATTTTAAGACACTACGGTATTTCGGTTACTGTAAGGCAGGAGATGGGAGCCGACATAGAGGCCGCCTGCGGTCAGCTTCGTCGTAGCATTATGAATGAGGTGAAAAGATGA
- the rpmB gene encoding 50S ribosomal protein L28 has protein sequence MAKCEICGKVPRTGMQLSHSHIRTKRLWAPNVHRVRAIIDGVPKRIYVCTRCMRSGKVKRAQ, from the coding sequence ATGGCCAAGTGCGAAATTTGCGGAAAGGTCCCCAGGACAGGTATGCAGTTAAGCCATTCCCATATTCGTACAAAAAGGCTCTGGGCTCCTAATGTTCACAGGGTGAGGGCCATAATTGACGGTGTCCCCAAAAGAATTTATGTGTGCACCCGCTGCATGCGGTCCGGAAAGGTCAAAAGAGCGCAATAA
- the rpe gene encoding ribulose-phosphate 3-epimerase, protein MAKIAPSILSADFSRLQDEVKKVEDAGADLLHIDVMDGHFVPNITIGPPVISSLRRRCSLPFDVHLMIENPERYVDDFIKAGADILTVHVESTVHINRLVQSIRDKGVLPAVALNPGTPLNVLDYILEDVYMVLLMTVNPGFGGQSFIKGMLRKIKELKSLIESRNLDVLIQVDGGINENNAREVISAGADILVAGSAVYNSPDPASVIRKLKNLPPL, encoded by the coding sequence ATGGCAAAAATAGCTCCATCGATCCTGTCCGCCGATTTCAGCCGGCTCCAGGATGAAGTAAAAAAAGTGGAAGATGCGGGTGCTGACCTTTTGCACATCGACGTCATGGACGGTCACTTCGTGCCAAATATAACAATAGGACCACCGGTGATATCGAGCCTTAGACGACGGTGTTCCTTACCCTTTGATGTGCATCTAATGATAGAAAATCCGGAAAGATACGTGGACGATTTTATAAAAGCCGGCGCCGATATTTTGACTGTCCATGTGGAGTCCACGGTTCATATAAACCGCCTGGTTCAGTCCATCAGGGACAAAGGTGTGCTGCCGGCAGTGGCTTTAAATCCCGGCACTCCGTTGAATGTGCTGGACTACATCCTGGAAGATGTTTACATGGTTTTACTGATGACCGTAAACCCGGGGTTTGGTGGCCAGAGTTTTATCAAAGGTATGCTCAGGAAAATAAAAGAACTAAAATCACTGATAGAATCGAGGAATCTTGACGTCCTGATCCAGGTGGACGGAGGCATAAACGAGAATAACGCCCGTGAAGTTATAAGCGCCGGCGCCGATATACTCGTGGCCGGTTCCGCCGTTTATAATTCCCCGGACCCGGCTTCTGTAATCCGGAAATTAAAAAATTTACCCCCGCTTTAG
- the def gene encoding peptide deformylase: MAIRNIRQYGDEVLRKKSKKVTVFDEKLKQLLADMAETMRHANGVGLAAPQVGILKRVIVIDVGEGLIELINPEIISKEGEVVEIEGCLSIPGITGEVPRPQKVRVRAQNPEGEFVEIEGEDLLARALCHEIDHLDGILFIDKAKRIFEEDSKEG; the protein is encoded by the coding sequence ATGGCGATCAGAAATATACGCCAGTACGGCGATGAAGTTTTGCGTAAAAAATCCAAAAAGGTCACCGTGTTTGACGAAAAGCTAAAACAGCTGCTTGCCGACATGGCGGAAACGATGAGACACGCCAATGGCGTGGGACTCGCAGCTCCACAGGTGGGTATATTAAAAAGGGTTATTGTCATAGATGTGGGAGAAGGGCTAATTGAGCTTATCAACCCGGAAATAATCAGCAAAGAGGGAGAAGTGGTGGAAATTGAAGGGTGCTTGAGCATTCCGGGGATAACCGGCGAAGTGCCGAGGCCGCAGAAAGTGCGGGTCAGGGCTCAAAACCCGGAGGGAGAATTTGTGGAGATCGAAGGAGAAGACCTGCTGGCCCGGGCTCTCTGCCACGAGATCGACCATCTGGATGGCATCCTTTTTATAGATAAAGCAAAGAGGATATTTGAGGAAGACAGCAAAGAGGGATAG